CTATCAGAAAAGCGTTACAGGAGCGTTTAATGAATTACAGTCAGTTTTAAAACAGACCAAAATATTTCATCGTGTTTTAGATTTGAAAGAAGAAGAGGTGAGCTTTTTAGATAAAGGAATTGAAGTTTCCAATGATTTGTATATCACGGGTTACGCCAATTATTTTGAATTAATTAATGCTCAGAAAAGTAAACTTGAAGCTGAGTTGGATTTACTTAAATTTCAGCACGAAAATACTAAGAATAATGTATTGTTATTTAAAGCGTTAGGTGGTAAATTGAACTAATTGCGTTTTGAGTATATGTCTTTCATATCAATGAAAAGACGAAATATAATTTTAGTTATTCAAAAAGAAGAGTCCGTTTCACTAATTGTGAGATGGACTCTTTCTTTTTATAATTTACTCCACTTTATTTTTAAGCAACATCAGAAGGCTATAGGCACCTTTCTGAACAATCTTTTTATCTCTCAAATTTTCCACTTTTAAAATTTCTGTGAATTGGTCGTCAGAAATCCCTGTATTAACAGGAATTATTTTGAATTTTTTATTTCCGAGTTCTTCAAAAATATAGTTTTTATTTTCAAAAGAAACTACTGATTCGTTTGGTAAACCAACAGTGTAACGACTGTTGACCGTAACTTCTGCGTTGATGTACATCCCTTTGATAAACTCATGATTCGGGCTCGAAAGTTTGGCAACAGCAACCGACGAACCTCCGTTTTCAATATTGGGAACGATGCTTATAATTTTTGCACTCGATTTTTTCTCAGGACTTTGATTATTATACACCAAAATTTCCTGCCCGATTTTTACATCATTGATATCTTTTTCAAACACTTTTAGCTCAAGCAACAAACCTGAAGGATTAATCAATTCAAACAAAGTGTCTGAAGGATTAATATATTGCCCATTGTTCACTGAAATTTTGCTTACAAAACCATTGAAAGGAGCATAAACATTAATTCTACTTCTGATATTTCCAGAGCTTAATCCTTTTGCATTAATGCCGATGATTCTTAATTTTTCTTCCAGACCTTTCAACGTTGCAATTAAAGTTGAATAATCTGCCTGAGCTGTTTGCAGGGTTTTATCACTGCTTGCTTTACTGGTATTTAAATCTTTTTGACGATTGAGATTCAACCTTGCCGATTCCAACTGCGCTTTTGTGACTAAATAATCCTGTTGTAATTGGATAAATTGTGGGTCTTCCACGACAGCCAAAATCTGTCCTTTGCTGAAACGACTTCCATTAATCACATGAATCGATTTGATATGACCGCCCATAATACTGGAAATCGAACTGATATGAGAAGGTGCAATGTCTACTTTTCCATTCAGTCGAACCAATTTTTGCATCGTCTTTTCCTGAACCGTTGTCGTTGTTAAACCGACCGTTTGCATTTGTTGAACCGATAATTGAACCGTACTTTGGTCTTTTTCTTTAAATTTTGTGTTTTCATACACTGTTTTTTCTTCCTCATTTTTCCCTGAGCAGGAAGATAATAGTAAGATTACACTTAAACTGAAGATTGATATGTTTTTAAGATACATTTTGCTGTTATTTTGATAATAAGAAATTAATTTCGGCACCGATTTGATTGAGTCTTTCGAGATTGTCGATGTAATCTACTTTTGTTTTCACTGCCTGATTGGTCAGAATAACCCAGTTGAGATAGTCAATTTCACCGACTTCCATTTGCTTTTGAGCGGTTTTTAAAATCGTTTCAGACTTTGGAAGCTGTTTTTGTTCATAATTTTCAACGATTTTCAGTTGATTGGTATAGCTGTTTACTTGTTGACCGAATCTATTTTTCAGTTCAATTTGTTTACGCTGATATTCGTTTTCAGAAATTAATACTTTTGCTTTCGTTGCTTTTGCCAACGCTCGTTGACCTTTCGTAAACAACGGAATTCCAACACCGACCTGAACTGCATTAAAACGATTATCATTCACATTTTTCATACTTTGATTGGTATATCCTACCAATAAATCAGGCAACAGTTTAGATTTTTCAAGCTGAGCTTCTGCTTCATTCACTTTTATCTGTTGATTTAAATATTGTAATTCAGGATGTTGTTTAATCATTTCTTCCGAAACCTGAACGTTAATATTCATTGTTGGCTTGTCAGAAATCGGTTGATAGGGTGAATCAGACTGAAGCAATAACTGAAGCTGAAGTTGAGTGATATTCAAATCATTTTCCAATAAAGTCAATTGCGTTTTTGCTTGTTCACGCTGAATTTCTGCCGTTGCTTCTTCCAAAATATTAGCTTCGCCTTTTTTTAATCTAAGACTGGCTTTGTCCGCAAAACTACTGTACAAATGACTGATATATTCAATCACTTTTTTCTTTTCCTGAAGCGTCAGAATTCTGTAGAAAACATCCAAAACTTGCTTTGCCAATTGCGCTTTCGTCAAATTTTGATTGATGATACTTGCATTCCATTCTGCATCGAGCATTTGTTTTCTTTTCGTATAAACTGTAGGGAAGCTGAAACGTTGGGAAATTGAGAACGAATTATCGGTTTCCACACCATTCATTTGTCCGATTTGTGCAGTGACTTCTGTTTGTGGAATATCAAGATAGGTTGATTTTAATTTTTCTTGATATTCAGAAATTAATCGTGAGTTTTTTAAAGTTCCGTTTTGTTGAAAAGCTTTTTCCAAAGCCTGTTCGTACGTAATATTTTCCTGAGCATTGACCATTCCGAAAGAAATCAGTAATAATAGTGCAGTCAGTTTTTTATGATTGTTTGAAAATTTCATTATATTTATTTTTAACGCAATGAGCGCAGAGATTTCTTTATTTGATTGAGGATTTTTTTCGCAATAGCGTTCCTTCAGCTAGGATTTAGCTTTTTGAAACTTTTTCTTTTTGCTGACACCTTCAAATAAGACATAAAGAATCGGTAAAACGAATAAGGTTAAAAGTGTTGCAAGCATTAAACCTCCGATAACCACGGTTGCTAAAGGTCGCTGTACTTCTGCACCGGCACCGTCGCTGATGGCCATGGGTAAAAATCCTAATGAAGCCACAAAAGCAGTCATCAAAACCGGACGAAGACGAATTCTCGTTCCCATCAAAACGATTCTGCTTAAGTTATTGACACCGTCTTTTTTCAATCTGTTAAATTCTGAAATCAATACAATTCCATTCAAAACAGCAACTCCGAAAAGGGCAATAAAGCCAACCCCCGCGCTGATACTGAAAGGCATTCCTCTCAAAGCTAAAAAGTAAATTCCTCCGATTGCCGATAACGGAATCGCGGTGTAAATCAGTAAACTATGTTTTACAGAACCGAAGGCGAAGAATAGCAATAAGAAAATCATAACCAAAGAAATAGGAACGGCAATTCCCAATCTTGATTTGGCTTCATTTAAATTTTCAAAAGCACCACCGTAGGAAATTGTATATCCTGCAGATAATTTCAAGTCTTTGTTTACCTTTTGCTGAAGCTCTTCCACAATAGTTTGAACATCTCTTCCTCTAACGTTGAAACCGACAACAATCCTGCGTTTTGTATCTTCCCGCTGAATCTGATTCGGACTTTCCTTTAATTCTACTTTTGCCAATTGAGACAACGGAATCTGTTCGCCATTCGGAGTAGGAACCAATAGATTTTGAATGCTAGTAATATCTTTTTTATGCTCCTGATCCATTCGGACAACTACATCGAATTTTCTTTCCCCTTCATATAAAGAACCTGCAGTTTGCCCGGCAAAAGCCATGTTGATTACTCTGTTGATTTCAGCAACTGAAATATTATAACGAGACAATTCAGCCCGATTATAATCTATGACTACTTGCGGAGCACCGACAACGGGTTCTAAATACAAATCTTGAGCACCGCTTACAGTCGTGATAATTCCGCCTAACTTTTGGGCGTAAGTAGCCAAGCTATCTAAATCTTCACCATAAATTTTGCAGACAACATCTTGTCTTGCACCGGTCATTAATTCATTAAAACGCATCTGCACCGGAAACTGAAAACCGGTGGTTAAACCGGGAATTACTTTCAACGCATTACTCATTTTCTCAGAAAGCTCAGGAAATGATGATGCGGAAGTCCATTCTTTTTTAGGCTTTAAAACAATAATCATATCTCCGGCATCCATCGGCATTGGCTCGGTAGGAATTTCGGCACTTCCAATTTTGGTAACTACCTTTTGAACTTCCGGAAACTGTTTTAATAAAATCTTGGCAGCTTGTGTGGTGGTTTTTTTAGTTTCCTCGATATTACTTCCCTGAAGAATTCTCATCTCCACCGCAAAATCACCTTCTTCCAAAGAAGGAATAAATTCTCCACCCATTCTTGAAAGTACAAAAACGGCTCCTGCAAATAGAACAATCACAGTAAGTATAATCGTTTTTCTGAATTTCAAGGCTTTTATCAACAGTTTCTGATGACCAATTTCAACCTTAGTCATCACTTTATCAGAAACATTGTCTTTTGTTTTTTTCTTTCGGCTCAAGACCAAAGAACTCATCATCGGAATGTAGGTTAATGACAGTATAAATGCTCCAACCAAGGCAAAAGCAACCGTTTGAGCCATTGGTTTAAACATTTTTCCTTCAATTCCCTGAAGCGTAAAGATGGGCAGATATACAATTAAGATAATAATCTGTCCAAAAACGGCGCTGTTTACCATTTTTGTCGCTGAGCTGGAAACCTGGTTATCCATTTCCGCTTTTGAAAGCATATTGTCTTTTCCGAAATGTTTTTTGTGGGCTAACTGATGGAGAACGGCCTCTACAATAATGACGGCTCCGTCGACAATTAATCCGAAATCTAAAGCTCCGAGGCTCATTAAGTTTCCTCCGACGCCGAAAATATTCATCATAATGATGGCAAAAAGCATTGCCAAAGGAATTACGGAAGCAACTAATAATCCTGCTCTGAAATTTCCTAGGAATAAAACCAAAATGAAAACGACGATTAATGCGCCTTCCATCAAATTGGTTTTTACAGTACTGATGGTATTATTAACCATTTTAGCTCTATCCAAAAACGGCTCAACGACAACACCTTCCGGTAAAGATTCCTGAATTTTATCTAATCTTTGTTTGATATTTCCGATGACTTCATTGGCATTTTCGCCTTTCAGCATTAAAACAATTGCCCCGGAAACTTCGCCCGTATCATTGAAAGTCATTGCACCATATCGTGTTGCGAAGCCAATTTTAACATCGGCAACATCTTTAATATGAACCGGAATTCCCTCTTTTGTATTTGAAACCTGAATATTTCCAATGTCTTCAGAACTTCCTAAAAGTCCTTCACTGCGAATGAAAAGAACAGTTTCTTTCTTTTCGATGTAAGCTCCACCCGTATTTTGATTGTTCTTTTCGAGCGCATCAAAAACATCATTGATATTGATATTAAAAGCCTGAAGCTGATTCGGATTAATGGCAATTTCATATTGTTTTAATTTGCCTCCAAAACTGCTGACGTCGGCAACACCTTTTGTCCCTAATAATTGTCTGCGGATAACCCAATCCTGAATTGTTCTGAGTTCGGTTTCATCATAAACGTGTTCATACCCTTTTTTTGCCCTTACAACATATTGGAAAATTTCACCTAAACCTGATGAAATAGGACCTAGCTCAGGTTTTCCGATGCCCTCAGGTATATTTTGCTGAACCAATTGCAATCGTTCCTGAACCTGTTGACGGGCCCAATACACATCAGTATCATCATCAAAAACTACCGTTACCAACGATAATCCAAAACGTGAAAAACTACGGATTTCGGTAATTCCGCTGATATTGCTGGTTGCCTGTTCGATAGGGAAAGTTACGAGTCGTTCAATATCTGCAGCACCATAAGAAGATGCAACGGTAATTATCTGAACCTGGTTATTCGTAATATCCGGCTGTGCATCGATGGGAAGTTTGGTGGTTTCATAGACCCCAAAAAGAACGAGCCCAATTGTAAAAAGAGCGATAATGAGTTTATTCTTTACAGAAAACTCAATAATTTTATTTAACATGAAAAAATTATTAATTGAATTAACAAGAAATCGACTGCTTTAAGAAAAACTTTAAAACATTGATATTTAAATTAAAAATCAATTAACAAAAGCGTGGTGGCTGAAAAATACGGGAAAGATAAGAGCTGGAAAAGTCCTTTTCCTTATAAACAGTTGGTTTTTGAGAAATAATAATCTCTTTTATTTTTTCGAAGTGAAAAGTAGTGTCGGGAAGTTTTGCGTAAACCATCAAAACAACAGGAGGATTAAAGAAGGGAAGCTCTTGGTCGGTCTCCCAGTCTGCATCCGGTTGATGATTATCGTAATGTTCAACGAGAAATTCAGTAACAGTTCCCGGGTATTCCATCAAATGTTCTATAAATAAAGGTACTTTCAACACTTCCGCTACATTGGTCGTTGCAAGTACATAAATCATCGAAAATATTATGGAAAACCATCTCAACATGGGCGCAAAGATAAATGTTTTTAGTTTTAATCAAATGATTCCATTGTTAAATTGCTTTTAATTTTAATGTCTAATTTTTAGATGGAAATCGACCTGTTTTGTTTTAAATGAAAGAGATCGCTTAATTATCCATTTAATTAAAATAGTATCATTAATTTCGTTAATACATTTGTAATTAAACATCTGTTTGTTAAATTTCTTTTTAAAAATTATTATTCTAAATTTCTTCTAAATTCAATATATAAATTAGCAAAATGAAAATACTAATCATAGAAGACGAAAAAGAGCTGGCTCAAAGTGTTGCAGAATATTTATCTGAAGAGAATTATTTGTGCTCTTTTGCGACTAATTTTCGTGAGGCTATTGATAAAATTGAAAATCACGAGTATGACTGTATTATTTTAGATATTATGCTTCCAGATGGAAACGGGCTTGAGATATTGCAAGAATTAAAAAAGCAAAATAAACAGGATGGAGTGATTATTGTTTCTGCAAAAAATGCTGTAGACGACAGAGTAAATGGTTTGCAGCTGGGCGCTGATGATTATTTAACCAAACCTTTTCATTTGTCTGAATTGATGGCGCGGGTATTTTCTATCATCCGAAGAAAGCAGTTTGAAAATTCTAATATCATTCAGCAAAACGAATTGCAAATCGACCTTTTATCAAAGACCATTACAGTCAATCGTGAAGTTGTTGTTTTAACCAAAAAAGAGTTTGATTTATTGATTTATTTTGTCGGAAACAAAAATAAGGTGATTTCTAAAAGTACTTTGGCAGAGCATCTATCGGGAGATTTTGCTGATATGCTCGATAATCATGATTTTGTTTACGCTCATGTGAAAAATTTAAAGAAAAAACTTTATGATGCAGGTTGTGACCACTACCTGAAAACGGTGTACGGAACAGGATACAAATGGATAAATTAAGCTATGAAACCGCTATTAAGTAAAACCACAAAACCGTTTATTATCTATGTATTAATCGTACTTACGATAAGCATTCCTGTTTATTATTTTGTAGTTGATTTTATTTGGCAGGAAGAATTAGACGAGCATAATACGATTGTGGCTGAGAAAACTTCTTATGAATTTAATAGGAGTGATATCAGTCAGGAAGAAATTCAGCAAAATATAGCCTTATGGAATAAAATTCAGCCGGGAACAAATATTGAAAGAATAAACTCAGACCAGATTAAACCGGATACGATTTTCACGGAAGAAAAATTTAAACCCTTTTCAGCAGATAAAAAAATAGAGCGTTACAGATGCCTGAAAAAGGTAATTTATATCAAAAATGTTCCCTATTTATTTACAATAGAAACCAATATTGAAGAAACCGAAGACACGGTAATGATTATCGGGCTTGTCACTGGTTTTTTCTTTATTATGATTGTTATTGGTCTTTTTATTTTGAACAGAAGACTATCTAAAACCATTTGGGGGCCCTTCCGAGATACTTTGGGAAAATTGAAAAAATTCAATCTGAACACTAACAATCAAATCAGTTTTTATAAGACTGATACTATCGAATTTGAAGAGCTGAACGAATCGTTGCGCAAATTAATCGACCATAGTGTTTATGTTTTTAAAGGACAAAAAGAATTTACAGAAAATGCTTCGCACGAGTTACAAACTCCACTTGCCATTATAAAGAACAAGCTGGATATTTTACTGCAAAGTAAAGATTTAACGGATGAGCATTATGTAATCATCGAAGAGATTAATATTGCATTAAGTAGAAGTTCAAGAATTAATAAAAACCTTCTCTTATTGGCGAAAATTGAAAACAGCCAATTTGATATCATAGAAATGGACATTAATGAACTAATCAATCATTCTCTCGGAAATCTGGAAGAACATATCCATCAAAAAAGCATTGTTTTTTCGTCTGAAATGGATGAAAATGTTAGATCTCAAGGAAATATATCTCTTACAGAGATTTTAATTAATAATCTTTTAATCAATGCAATAAGACATACAAGTCAAGGTGGAATGATGAATGTTGAGTTAGCATCTGGATATTTTACCGTATCTAATTCCGGAACAGAAAGCCTCAATCCTGAGTTAATATTCACAAGATTTAAAAGGTTTTCAAACGATAATAGTGGAAGCGGTCTTGGTCTCGCTATTATAAAGGAAATTTGCAGGTTTCAGAATTGGGAAATCAGTTATGATTTTAAAAATAACCTTCACATTTTTTCTGTGAAATTTTAAACTTTTATTTTAAAGTTTCTTTGTAAACATAATGTTTTTTGTAGGGATTTAAAGTGACCGAATATTAAATATTCTTTCGGAAAGGATGGGGGAATTATTTAAGGTTGATTGTCAATTTTTCTTCGAAATTGGCCCAAATTTTTAGAATAAAATAAATTCCTATATTTAAAAAAAAACAATCCAATTAGAAAAATTCAAAATTTCTTCAAAATTGAACTCTATTATTGCGGATTGTATTTTAATTTAAAATAACTATGAAAATATCGAATTCACTAAAGAAACCTTTCCAAGGACGGTTTTCAGCACTTTTCAGTACATTGAGTTTATATCTTTTACTCTCATTTCTGATAAGAGTAGTTCTTCTAATTTGGTCTTCAAAAGATGTAGATTTTAGCCTGTTTTACATCATTAGAGCATTTTTTACGGGATTTCTGTTTGATTTGGCGATAGGCTCATTATTCCTTTTTTTATATGGAATTTATCTTTTGATATTTCCAAAAAGATGGATTGGTTCTGTGTTTGACCGATGCTTTACTTACTTTTATTTAACCCTTATTTTCATCATTATTTACTTCAGCCTTTTGGCGGAAATTCCTTTTTGGGACGAGTTTGGCGTAAGATTCAATTTCATTGCGGTAGATTATTTAATTTACACGTATGAGGTTGTTGAGAATATTAATCAGTCTTATCCTTTGCCGGTAATTGCTTTGGTTTTAGTGGGATTGATTGTTTCCACTATTTTCATTTTTAAGAAATGCAATATTTTTAAAAATACTTTTTCAGATAAAAGTCCGATTTCAAATCGTATTCAATATATACTTCCTTTTGTAATCATTGCTGTTGCTTTAGGATTTTTAATGAAAAATAAACAAGCAGATTTTAGCAATAATTTGGTGGTGAATGAATTGGGGAAAAATGGAGCATTTTCATTTGTTTCAGCATTTAAATCTAATGAATTGGATTATGAAACATTTTATCCAAAACTTTCAGATAAAGAAGCTTATTCTGTGGTGAAGAAAAGTCTTTTGCAGGAAAATCAAAATTATGTTTCGACTCAATTTGATGATATTTCGAGAGCGACAAAAGGAAATCAAGTGGAGAATCCGAATATTATTGTGATTGCCATCGAAAGTTTCAGTGCCGACTTTTTAAGCACATTCGGAAATAAAGATAACCTGACTCCGAATTATGAAAAATTAGCCAACGAGAGTGTATTCTTTACCAATTTGTATGCAACCGGAACCAGAACCGTTCGTGGTATGGAAGCGTTAACGTTATCCGTTCCTCCAACTCCCGGAAACAGTATTGTGAGAAGACCAAATAATGATAATTTATTTTCTGTTTCAACCATTGTAAAGTCTAAAAACTATCAGCCTTATTTCATTTATGGAGGTGACGGTTATTTTGATAATATGAATAATTTCTTTGGCGGACAAGGATTCGATATTGTCGACAGAGACCGAGGAAACCCTTTATCTGACAACATTAAAACACAAAGATTCAAGATAGAAGATAAAGAAGTGAGTTTTGAAAATGCGTGGGGAATTTGTGATGAAGATTTGTACAAACAATCGATAAAATATGCTGATAAAAGCACCAAAGCAAACAAACCATTTTTTCAGTTTGTAATGACGACTTCCAATCACAAGCCTTATACTTTTCCTGCTGGTAAAATTGACCTTCCACAAGGCGAAAGAAATGGGGCAGTGAAATATACAGATTACGCTTTAGGAAAGTTTATCAACGATGCAAAATCAAAACCTTGGTTTAAAAACACCGTGTTTGTGATTGTTGCAGACCATTGCGCAAGCAGTGCCGGGAAATGGGAAATTAATATTGCAAAACATCATATTCCGGCAATTATTTATAACTTAAAACAACAGCCTGAAAAAATTGAAAGATTGACTTCTCAGATTGATGTGATGCCAACATTATTTGGATATTTAGGATGGAATTACAATACCAGTTTGTACGGAAAAGACATTAACCAAACAAAAATCGGTGACGAAAGAGCTTTTATCGGAAATTACAGAACGTTGGGGATGCTGAAAGGAAATATTTTCACCCAAATTGATGACCGAAAAAGAGTGAAACAATTTGTGGTTTCGGGAGCTGATAAGTCTTTATCAGAAGTGAAATCAAAGAATAATGAGCAGGTTGCTGAAACGATTTCGTATTATCAAACCGCAAGTGAAAGATTTAAAAATGGAAAAATGAAAGTACGTTAATCCAAGTATAAATCATTTAAACAAAACATATAAAGATTGATATTAGTATCAATCTTTTTTTTATTCAAAATTTCCACAAAATTGGGTCTCATATTTACCTAATAATTGGTAGAATATGAATACTTTACAGACATATTTCGCTCGTGTTTTTTTGATGTTGATAGTTTCAATGAGTTGTTTAAAACTTGATGCGCAATCAAAAAATACACTGCCTTATTTCCTTGCGACGGCGGAAACCAATAGTCCTGTTTTAAATGATTACAACAATCAGATTATTTCTAATCGAATTGACAGTTTAAAATTAAAGGCAACGTATGGTTTTATCTTTACCGGAGAAGGAAATGTAGCATACTCACCGAATATAAAAGGTTGGGGATACGATAATGCACTCACAAACGGACAATCGCTTTTTGCAGGCGTTCGGGTTGCCAAAGAATTCATTAGTCGTAATAATTTGAATACCCGACTTGACGGAGTTAATGCAAGTATTGCCCAAGTTTTAGCACAGAAAAATATCAGTCTTCAGACACTAAAAAAACAAATTACTGACCAATATATTGCCACGTATGCGAGTCAGCAACAATATAATTTAAGTAAAGAAATCATTCATTTGCTGAATCAGGAAGATATTGTATTGAAAAAACTGACACAAGCTTCAGTTTTCAAACAGACAGATTATCTGACTTTTAAAGTGACGCTTCAACAAAATGAGCTGACTCTCGAACAGCAAAAAGCCGATTGGCAGAACAATTATTCGTTACTAAAATATGTTTCAGGAATTGTTGATGACACTTTCGAACCTCTTGATTCTCCTTCTTTTAATGAAACCTTAAATCCTGTTTCCTTTGAACAAAGTATCTACGAAAATGCCTTTAAAGCCGATAGTTTAAAGCTTTCAAACGACGCTAAAATCATTCAGTACAATTATAAACCGAAGATTACGGCTTTTTCGGATAGCGGTTATCAGTCTTCGTTTACCAGTACGCCGTATAAAAATTTCGGTTTGAGCGTCGGAGTCGGAGTTAGCATTCCGATTTATGATGGGCATCAGAAAAAAATGTTGCTGCAACAGAATCAATTATTATTGCAAACCCGACAAAAGTATCTTGAGCAGACTCAAAGGCAATATCAACAGCAGATTTTTCAGATTAGCAATCAGCTAGAGCAGTATCATCAATTGATAAATACCGCAAATCAGCAAATTACTTATGCTAAAACCTTGGTTGATGCCAATGCCAAACAACTTCCGACAGGCGATGTGAGGATGGTCGATTTTATTTTATCCATCAACAATTTATTGAGTTTAAAAGGAAATATCATTCAGTACAACACGACATTATTCAATCTGAAAAACCAGTTGCAATATCTAATTATTCAATAATTATGAAGACTATTAATAATAGGGTTTGGGCAGCTAATCCGCCCTCCGCTCCCAATCTTTTTTATTTTTTTGAGAAAAATAAAAAAGGATTTCCGCTCAGGTCGGGCTGCAAGATTCGACCTTTTAATCCTGATTTCTGTTTTAATTTTAAAAATGGAGTTGCTATTCTTTTATTCAGTTTTTTAATGATAAGCTGCAGTAAAACTACAGAATCTGCACCCGAGATTGTGACCAATGCGAAACCAAAAACATTAGTCATAGTCGCTTATCCGTCAGATACAGTCCAATTAAATAATACAATTACACTCAATGCAACGGCAACTTATTTACTTAAATCTGATGTAAAAGCCAATTCTACAGGCTACATCACCAAAATGACCATCAAGTTAGCAGACCGTGTCGGAAAAGGAAGTCTACTTTTCGGATTACAGACCAAAGAAGCGAGAGCATTGGGAAATACCATCAATAAACTGGATAAATCTTTTCGTTTCAACGGAACGACGACGGTAACGAGCCCTGCAACAGGCTACGTTGCCATGCTGAATCATCAAATCGGAGATTATGTACAAGACGGAGAAGTTTTGGCAACCATTACCGACGCGAGCAGTTTTGGTTTCGTGGTTGATGTGCCTTATGAATACCTTCAAATCATCAAAAATAAAGGCTCTTTACCGATTACTTTGCCAGATAATACAGTTTTACAGGGGAAAATTGCCAAAGTAATGCCTTCTGTTGATGCGGTTTCTCAAACCGTAAAAGTGCTTTTGCAAGTTCCCAATAATAATATTCCTGAGAATTTAATTGGGACCATTAGCTTTTCTAAAACTTCCGCTTATGGACTTTCTGTTCCTAAAATGGCGGTTGTAAGTGATGAAACACAGTCTTCTTTTTGGGTAATGAAATTAATTAATGATACGACTGCTGTAAAAACTGATATTACAAAAGGTGTGGAAACAGATAAATATATTCAGATAAAATCAGGAAATCTGACGACGAAAGACAGAGTGATTATCTCTGGAAATTTTGGATTGAGTGATACGGCAACGGTAAAAATACAAAAACCTTAGCTTTATGAAAAAGTCATTTTTTGTAACTTATAAAAGTCCTTTATTGGTATTAATTTTCCTGATATTGGCAAGCGGAATTTATTCTTATACCAAAATTCAGTCGGCTTTATTTCCGCAGATTACTTTTCCGAAAATAAAAATCATTGCAGATACGGGACAGCAACCTGTCAACCAAATGACA
The sequence above is a segment of the Chryseobacterium turcicum genome. Coding sequences within it:
- a CDS encoding efflux RND transporter periplasmic adaptor subunit, whose protein sequence is MKTINNRVWAANPPSAPNLFYFFEKNKKGFPLRSGCKIRPFNPDFCFNFKNGVAILLFSFLMISCSKTTESAPEIVTNAKPKTLVIVAYPSDTVQLNNTITLNATATYLLKSDVKANSTGYITKMTIKLADRVGKGSLLFGLQTKEARALGNTINKLDKSFRFNGTTTVTSPATGYVAMLNHQIGDYVQDGEVLATITDASSFGFVVDVPYEYLQIIKNKGSLPITLPDNTVLQGKIAKVMPSVDAVSQTVKVLLQVPNNNIPENLIGTISFSKTSAYGLSVPKMAVVSDETQSSFWVMKLINDTTAVKTDITKGVETDKYIQIKSGNLTTKDRVIISGNFGLSDTATVKIQKP